A window from Candidatus Rokuibacteriota bacterium encodes these proteins:
- a CDS encoding ABC transporter substrate-binding protein produces the protein MGLVRVGFVALAAVALTAGPAPAQPKAPGVTDTEIVIGLTAPMSGPAAIYGNLAVAKEAWARYVNDLGGVHGRKLKVAIKDDGFNPGRAVANIKEMRDSVFLTVGLVGSAVVNAAKDEIAEARLPLINAYASPQLWARQPKDKLKSVFIDYPDYADEADYLVTYSVTMLGAQKLAVFYQNDDWGKGVMDGVNRAMKALGAKATLATAVPYEVSDRELGTQALKFKDSGADTLFLAALNTHSANLVREMAKVGYRPRLVGSFTIGDHQVMYRLLGELWEGAYYNVIGAVPGEPEAKAVLDILIKYEPKLQGREGTALAGAANMIIAVEGLKKAGRNLTRDGFIEAMEGIRNFTVLGLSAPITFGPDRHHGLNAVRLMRAQKAADFSYVQVAPYQVFKPLF, from the coding sequence ATGGGCCTCGTCCGCGTCGGGTTTGTCGCGCTCGCTGCCGTTGCGCTGACGGCCGGGCCGGCCCCGGCCCAGCCCAAGGCGCCCGGCGTGACGGACACGGAGATCGTGATCGGTCTCACCGCGCCCATGTCCGGGCCCGCCGCCATCTACGGCAACCTGGCCGTGGCCAAGGAGGCCTGGGCGCGCTATGTCAACGACCTGGGTGGTGTCCATGGGCGCAAGCTCAAGGTCGCGATCAAGGACGACGGCTTCAACCCCGGCCGGGCCGTGGCCAACATCAAGGAGATGAGGGACTCGGTGTTCCTCACGGTGGGCCTCGTGGGCTCAGCCGTGGTCAACGCCGCCAAGGACGAGATCGCCGAGGCGCGTCTGCCGCTGATCAACGCCTACGCCAGCCCGCAGCTCTGGGCGCGGCAGCCGAAGGACAAGCTCAAGTCCGTCTTCATCGACTACCCGGACTACGCCGACGAGGCGGACTACCTCGTCACCTACTCCGTCACCATGCTGGGCGCCCAGAAGCTCGCCGTCTTTTACCAGAACGACGACTGGGGCAAGGGGGTCATGGACGGCGTCAACCGGGCCATGAAGGCGCTCGGCGCGAAGGCGACCTTGGCCACCGCCGTGCCCTACGAGGTCTCCGACCGCGAGCTCGGCACACAGGCGCTCAAGTTCAAGGATTCCGGCGCCGACACGCTCTTCCTGGCCGCGCTCAACACGCACTCGGCCAACCTCGTGCGCGAGATGGCCAAGGTCGGCTATAGACCCCGCCTCGTCGGCTCCTTTACCATCGGCGACCACCAGGTCATGTACCGCCTCCTGGGCGAGCTCTGGGAGGGCGCCTACTACAACGTGATCGGTGCGGTGCCGGGAGAGCCCGAGGCCAAGGCCGTGCTCGACATCTTGATCAAGTACGAGCCCAAGCTCCAGGGGCGGGAAGGGACTGCGCTGGCCGGCGCGGCCAACATGATCATCGCCGTGGAGGGACTCAAGAAAGCCGGCCGCAACCTCACGCGCGACGGCTTCATCGAGGCGATGGAGGGCATCCGCAACTTCACAGTGCTCGGGCTCTCCGCGCCCATCACATTCGGGCCGGATCGCCACCACGGCTTGAACGCCGTCCGGCTCATGCGCGCCCAGAAGGCGGCCGATTTCTCCTACGTCCAAGTCGCGCCCTACCAGGTCTTCAAGCCGCTGTTCTAA
- a CDS encoding ABC transporter substrate-binding protein: protein MRLKTLGIALLAVAFAAGPAQAQGRAPGVTDTEVTIGLTTPLSGPAAAWGNTAVAMEAWTRYLNDQGGINGRKIKVELKDDGYNPGRAVANLKEMKDSVFMNLGLLGSAVLNAAKDDVAEYKLLTINPYGDVAIWAKQPKAKLRYVFVNYPDYGDEAEFLVKQSVERLGAKKVAVFYQNDDYGKGGLEGVNRAIKGLGGKGSLAGAVPYEVTDRELGTHALKLKESGADAVIIYSTITHGANIVKEMAKAGYRPKILASFPLGDYTIMYKLLGELWEGAYFAGLNVAAPEPAGKAIVDILTKYEPKLVGKENTALSGAVAIIIAVEGLKKAGRNLTREGYVEAMESIKGFTTMGLTAPVTFGPNQHHGLNAVRLLRANKAADNSYVEVLPWQVFKPLF from the coding sequence ATGAGACTCAAGACGCTCGGCATCGCACTGCTCGCCGTCGCATTCGCCGCCGGGCCGGCGCAGGCACAAGGCCGGGCCCCCGGCGTCACCGACACCGAGGTCACGATCGGGCTGACCACCCCGCTGTCGGGTCCCGCGGCCGCCTGGGGCAACACTGCCGTCGCCATGGAAGCGTGGACCCGCTACCTCAACGACCAGGGCGGCATCAACGGCCGGAAGATCAAGGTCGAGCTGAAGGACGACGGCTACAACCCGGGCCGCGCCGTCGCCAATCTCAAGGAGATGAAGGACTCGGTGTTCATGAACCTGGGGCTTCTCGGCTCCGCCGTGCTGAACGCCGCCAAGGACGATGTCGCCGAGTACAAGCTCCTGACGATCAACCCCTACGGCGACGTCGCCATCTGGGCGAAGCAGCCGAAGGCCAAGCTCCGCTACGTGTTCGTGAACTACCCCGACTACGGCGACGAGGCCGAGTTCCTCGTCAAGCAATCGGTCGAGCGCCTGGGCGCCAAGAAGGTCGCCGTGTTCTACCAGAACGACGACTACGGCAAAGGCGGGCTCGAAGGCGTCAACCGGGCCATCAAGGGGCTCGGCGGCAAGGGCAGCCTCGCGGGCGCCGTGCCGTACGAGGTGACGGACCGGGAGCTCGGCACGCACGCGCTCAAGCTCAAGGAGTCGGGCGCCGACGCCGTCATCATCTACTCGACGATCACCCACGGCGCCAACATCGTCAAGGAGATGGCCAAGGCGGGCTACCGGCCGAAGATCCTCGCGTCCTTCCCGCTCGGCGACTACACGATCATGTACAAGCTCCTGGGCGAGCTGTGGGAGGGCGCGTACTTCGCGGGCCTGAACGTCGCGGCCCCCGAGCCGGCGGGCAAGGCCATCGTGGACATCCTGACCAAGTACGAGCCGAAGCTCGTCGGCAAGGAGAACACGGCGCTGTCCGGCGCGGTGGCGATCATCATCGCGGTGGAAGGGCTCAAGAAGGCGGGACGCAACCTCACGCGCGAGGGGTACGTCGAGGCGATGGAGAGCATCAAGGGCTTCACGACCATGGGTCTCACGGCGCCCGTCACCTTCGGCCCGAACCAGCACCACGGACTCAACGCCGTGCGGCTCCTGCGCGCCAACAAGGCCGCCGACAACTCGTACGTGGAAGTGCTTCCGTGGCAGGTCTTCAAGCCTCTGTTCTAG
- the dinB gene encoding DNA polymerase IV gives MDQGAAPRTIIHVDMDAFYASVEQRDRPETRGRPVIVGADPRGRGVVSAASYEARRFGVHSAMPIGRAFRLCPEGVFLPVDMDKYAGVSREIMAVLAGFTPLIEPLSIDEAFLDVTASRALHGDGAVIAREIKAQIRARVSLQASVGVASNKFIAKVASDLRKPDGLVVVEPGSEAEFLAPLPVFRLWGVGRVTGAELEAMGIRTIGQLALTPAANLGARFGKHGPGLLALARGLDDRAVEPDAQPKSMGAEETFERDTRDVELLRATLRGQSERVARELRAEGYAGRTVTLKLRFADFSSITRAHTDDPTQDGLAIFRRADALFGRVRLAQAVRLIGLSVSGLGLAGEGQLSLLEPDALRRERLARAVDRLAARFGETAVRPASLMGRRRRGRGETPDGQGR, from the coding sequence GTGGACCAGGGCGCCGCGCCCCGAACGATCATCCATGTCGACATGGACGCGTTCTACGCGTCCGTCGAGCAGCGCGATCGGCCCGAGACCCGCGGCCGCCCCGTCATCGTCGGCGCCGACCCCCGGGGCCGCGGCGTGGTGTCCGCCGCCTCCTACGAGGCGCGGCGCTTCGGCGTCCACTCCGCCATGCCCATCGGTCGCGCCTTCCGCCTCTGTCCCGAGGGCGTCTTCCTCCCGGTGGACATGGACAAGTACGCGGGCGTCTCGCGCGAGATCATGGCCGTTCTCGCCGGCTTCACGCCGCTGATCGAGCCGCTGTCCATCGACGAGGCCTTCCTCGACGTCACCGCGAGCCGCGCGCTCCACGGCGATGGCGCGGTCATCGCGCGTGAGATCAAGGCGCAGATCAGGGCGCGCGTGAGCCTCCAGGCCTCCGTGGGCGTGGCGTCGAACAAGTTCATCGCCAAGGTCGCCTCCGATCTGCGCAAGCCCGACGGCCTCGTCGTGGTCGAGCCCGGCAGTGAGGCGGAGTTCCTGGCGCCGCTGCCGGTCTTCCGGCTCTGGGGCGTGGGCAGGGTGACGGGCGCGGAGCTCGAGGCCATGGGCATCCGCACCATCGGCCAGCTCGCGCTGACGCCGGCCGCCAACCTCGGAGCCCGCTTCGGCAAGCACGGCCCCGGTCTGCTGGCGCTGGCCCGCGGTCTCGACGACCGCGCCGTCGAGCCCGACGCGCAGCCCAAGTCGATGGGCGCCGAGGAGACCTTCGAGCGCGACACCCGCGACGTGGAGCTCCTGCGGGCGACCCTGCGCGGGCAGAGCGAGCGGGTCGCGCGAGAGCTCCGGGCCGAGGGTTATGCGGGCCGGACGGTGACGCTCAAGCTTCGCTTCGCGGACTTCTCCTCCATCACCCGCGCCCACACGGACGATCCGACGCAGGACGGCCTTGCCATCTTCCGCCGGGCGGACGCCCTCTTCGGCCGCGTGAGGTTGGCGCAAGCCGTGAGGCTCATCGGCCTGTCGGTGTCCGGACTGGGGCTTGCTGGCGAGGGGCAGCTCTCGCTTCTCGAGCCTGACGCACTGCGTAGGGAGCGCTTGGCCCGGGCGGTAGACCGTCTCGCGGCGCGCTTCGGCGAGACGGCCGTGCGGCCGGCGAGCCTGATGGGCCGTCGGCGGCGGGGGCGGGGGGAGACGCCTGACGGGCAAGGCCGTTGA
- a CDS encoding HDIG domain-containing protein, producing MADPLAVLMDRDRAWVLLTEFTQSDSLRKHALAVEAAMRAYAARYGQDPETWGAAGMLHDFDYEMHPIAPQHPMKGAEILLARGVPAGIVHAVLAHADYSGYPRVSLLDRGLYACDELSGFITACALVRPGRAIAGLEPGSVKKKLKDKGFARTVNRQDVYRGAEELGVDLDDHVGFVIGALTAVAPSIGLAGSAP from the coding sequence ATGGCGGACCCGCTCGCAGTCCTGATGGACCGTGACCGCGCCTGGGTCCTGCTGACGGAGTTCACCCAGTCCGACAGCCTCCGCAAGCACGCGCTGGCCGTCGAGGCCGCCATGCGGGCCTACGCGGCGCGCTACGGCCAGGACCCCGAGACGTGGGGCGCGGCCGGCATGCTCCACGATTTCGACTACGAGATGCACCCGATCGCGCCGCAGCATCCCATGAAGGGCGCCGAGATCCTGCTGGCGCGAGGCGTGCCGGCCGGCATCGTCCACGCGGTCCTTGCCCACGCCGACTACTCGGGCTACCCGCGGGTCTCCCTTCTCGACCGCGGGCTGTACGCCTGCGACGAGCTCTCGGGCTTCATCACCGCCTGCGCGCTGGTACGTCCCGGGCGCGCCATCGCGGGGCTCGAGCCGGGCTCGGTCAAGAAGAAGCTCAAGGACAAGGGCTTCGCGCGCACCGTCAACCGCCAGGACGTTTACCGCGGCGCCGAGGAGCTGGGCGTGGACCTCGATGACCATGTCGGCTTCGTCATCGGCGCGCTCACCGCCGTCGCTCCCAGCATCGGCCTCGCAGGCTCCGCCCCGTAG
- a CDS encoding helix-turn-helix domain-containing protein yields MIPKDTMTVTEASTYLSMDAETLKRMAAERRIPALEHDGQWVFSKKSIDKWRTRSQS; encoded by the coding sequence GTGATCCCCAAGGACACCATGACGGTCACGGAGGCGTCGACGTATCTCTCCATGGATGCCGAGACGCTCAAGCGTATGGCGGCCGAACGGCGCATCCCGGCGCTCGAGCACGACGGCCAGTGGGTGTTTTCCAAGAAGTCGATCGACAAATGGCGGACCCGCTCGCAGTCCTGA
- the cysE gene encoding serine O-acetyltransferase encodes MFDRMRRDVRTVRERDPAARSALEVVLCYPGVHAIWLHRVAHAVWGAGWLTLARWVSHASRFMTGIEIHPAARLGPGLFIDHGMGVVIGETTEVGENVTLLQGVTLGGTSLKREKRHPTLGDNVVVGAGAKILGGFTIGSGSRIGAGSVVVREVPPNSVVVGVPGRVTFRDGERVGGIDLNQTDLPDPVARALEQLVDRIRDLEGEVESLKKSLKEASGT; translated from the coding sequence ATGTTCGACCGGATGCGACGGGATGTCCGGACGGTGAGGGAGCGGGACCCCGCGGCGCGCTCCGCCCTCGAGGTCGTCCTCTGCTACCCGGGCGTGCACGCGATCTGGCTCCACCGCGTCGCTCACGCGGTCTGGGGCGCGGGCTGGCTGACCCTGGCCCGCTGGGTGTCTCATGCGAGCCGCTTCATGACGGGCATCGAGATCCACCCGGCCGCGCGCCTCGGGCCGGGGCTCTTCATCGATCACGGCATGGGCGTCGTCATCGGCGAGACGACCGAGGTCGGCGAGAACGTGACGCTGCTCCAGGGTGTCACGCTCGGCGGTACGAGCCTCAAGCGCGAGAAGCGCCACCCGACGCTCGGCGACAACGTGGTCGTCGGGGCCGGCGCCAAGATCCTCGGCGGCTTCACCATCGGCAGCGGGAGCCGGATCGGCGCCGGGTCGGTGGTGGTGCGCGAGGTGCCGCCGAACTCCGTGGTCGTGGGCGTGCCGGGCCGGGTGACGTTCCGGGACGGGGAGCGGGTCGGCGGCATCGACCTCAACCAGACCGACCTGCCCGACCCCGTGGCGCGCGCGCTCGAGCAGCTCGTGGACAGGATCCGCGACCTCGAGGGCGAGGTCGAGTCGCTCAAGAAATCACTCAAGGAGGCGTCAGGGACGTGA
- a CDS encoding iron-sulfur cluster assembly scaffold protein — MRYSDTLIDHFRNPRNAGMMREPDGVGEGEFTQCMDLARFYLRVRDGRVEEARFQAYGCGPTLAACSAGTEVAVGTALEALAEIEEGRIEAAVDGLPPERRHAAEVVALALRAAARDAMTRRGVH; from the coding sequence GTGCGTTACAGCGACACGCTCATCGACCACTTCCGCAACCCGCGGAACGCGGGCATGATGCGTGAGCCCGATGGGGTGGGCGAAGGCGAGTTCACCCAATGCATGGACTTGGCGCGCTTCTACCTCCGCGTGCGCGACGGACGCGTCGAGGAGGCGCGCTTCCAGGCCTACGGCTGCGGGCCGACGCTGGCTGCGTGCAGCGCGGGCACGGAGGTGGCGGTGGGGACTGCGCTCGAGGCGCTGGCGGAGATCGAGGAAGGGCGCATCGAGGCGGCGGTGGACGGCCTGCCTCCCGAGCGCCGGCACGCGGCGGAGGTCGTGGCCTTGGCCCTCCGCGCGGCGGCACGAGACGCGATGACGAGGCGCGGGGTACACTAG
- a CDS encoding cysteine desulfurase family protein, with the protein MNRRVYLDHNASTPVHPEVLQAMLPYFSERFGNPSSVHGFGREARDGMETAREQIADFLKVSKDEIVFTSGGTESDNLGIKGLAAARGSGHIIASQIEHHAVLRTVQTLEEQGFTATYLPVDGDGMVNPDDLKKALRADTILVSLMGANSEVGTLQPIREIGRITREAGVPLHVDGVQTFGKVPIDVGAFGIDLLSFSGHKIYGPKGVAGLFIRKGTKMASIQHGGEHERRRRAGTENVAGIVGLGKAVEIRNRDMAVEGARLTALRDRLWEGVRAGVAEVRLNGHPTERLPGTCNMCFHNIESESVVLGLDLKGIGVSAGSACTSGNVEPSYVLVAMGLPLDWAMGSVRCSLGRGTTAEDIEYVIESVVPLVGKLKAQSPVAGSARA; encoded by the coding sequence ATGAACCGCCGAGTCTATCTCGATCATAACGCGTCGACGCCGGTGCACCCCGAGGTGCTCCAGGCCATGCTGCCGTACTTCAGCGAGCGCTTCGGCAATCCCTCGAGCGTCCACGGCTTCGGGCGCGAGGCGCGCGACGGCATGGAGACGGCCCGCGAGCAGATCGCGGACTTCCTCAAGGTGTCCAAGGACGAGATCGTCTTCACCTCGGGCGGCACGGAGTCCGACAACCTCGGCATCAAGGGGCTGGCCGCCGCGCGGGGCTCGGGTCACATCATCGCCTCGCAGATCGAGCATCACGCGGTGCTTCGAACCGTCCAAACCCTTGAAGAGCAGGGCTTCACTGCGACGTACCTGCCGGTGGACGGCGACGGTATGGTCAACCCCGACGACCTTAAGAAGGCCCTGCGGGCCGACACGATCCTCGTGTCGCTGATGGGCGCCAACTCCGAGGTCGGCACGCTCCAGCCGATCCGCGAGATAGGCCGCATCACGCGCGAGGCGGGCGTGCCGCTCCACGTGGACGGCGTCCAGACGTTCGGCAAGGTGCCGATCGACGTGGGCGCTTTCGGCATAGACCTGCTCTCCTTCTCCGGGCACAAGATCTACGGTCCGAAGGGAGTAGCCGGCCTCTTCATCCGTAAAGGCACCAAGATGGCCTCGATCCAGCATGGCGGCGAGCACGAGCGGCGCCGGCGGGCCGGCACGGAGAACGTGGCGGGCATCGTGGGCCTGGGCAAGGCCGTCGAGATCCGCAACCGCGACATGGCGGTGGAGGGCGCCCGCCTGACCGCGCTGCGCGACCGGCTGTGGGAGGGTGTGCGGGCCGGCGTGGCGGAGGTGCGTCTCAACGGGCACCCGACGGAGCGGCTTCCGGGCACGTGCAACATGTGCTTCCACAATATCGAATCCGAATCCGTAGTCTTGGGCCTCGACCTCAAGGGCATCGGAGTCTCGGCCGGCTCCGCGTGCACTTCGGGCAATGTCGAGCCGTCCTACGTTCTCGTGGCCATGGGGCTGCCGCTCGATTGGGCCATGGGTTCCGTGCGCTGCTCGCTCGGGCGCGGCACGACGGCGGAGGACATCGAGTACGTCATCGAGAGCGTGGTGCCGCTGGTGGGCAAGCTCAAAGCCCAGTCGCCGGTAGCGGGCTCGGCCAGGGCCTAG
- a CDS encoding DsrE family protein, with product MTLLSLGATLGPVMELTKRKLGLMVSTAPEHPNLDTAVGLGRAALDRGAEVYLYLIDDGVAGVEDPRVQALADRGAKLFVCAYGCQKRRQPLSDKATNCGLVVLADIVNATDRFLALN from the coding sequence TTGACGCTCCTCTCTCTGGGTGCTACGCTCGGCCCCGTCATGGAGCTGACGAAGCGCAAGCTTGGTCTCATGGTATCGACGGCGCCCGAGCATCCAAATCTCGACACGGCCGTCGGGCTCGGCCGCGCGGCGCTCGACCGCGGCGCCGAGGTGTACCTCTACCTGATCGACGACGGCGTCGCCGGCGTCGAAGACCCGCGGGTGCAGGCCTTGGCCGATCGAGGCGCCAAGCTCTTCGTCTGCGCGTACGGCTGTCAGAAGCGGCGCCAGCCCCTGTCGGACAAGGCGACCAACTGCGGCCTCGTCGTGCTGGCGGACATCGTCAACGCCACCGACCGATTCCTCGCGCTCAACTAG
- the iscX gene encoding Fe-S cluster assembly protein IscX — translation MEVGMTWKDAEDIALALMEAYPDVDPLTVRFMDLHKWVVALPGFSDDPKGSNEGILEKIQMKWHEESQDR, via the coding sequence ATGGAGGTCGGGATGACGTGGAAGGACGCGGAGGACATCGCGCTGGCCCTCATGGAAGCGTATCCGGACGTGGACCCGTTGACGGTGCGTTTCATGGATCTCCACAAGTGGGTGGTCGCGCTGCCGGGCTTCAGCGACGATCCGAAGGGCTCCAACGAAGGGATTCTGGAGAAGATCCAGATGAAGTGGCACGAAGAGTCCCAGGACAGGTAG
- a CDS encoding 2Fe-2S iron-sulfur cluster-binding protein: MAAHKVTFLPLNVTVEADDAKYPLADHGRPGSLLDIALANGVRLEHNCGGSCACTTCHVIVREGEQNLSPMEQDEEDRLDTAEGLTLHSRLGCQAIVRGDVVVEIPK, encoded by the coding sequence ATGGCGGCCCACAAGGTCACGTTCCTGCCACTCAACGTCACGGTCGAGGCGGACGATGCGAAGTACCCGCTGGCCGACCACGGCAGGCCGGGCTCGCTGCTCGACATCGCGCTGGCCAACGGCGTCCGCCTCGAGCACAACTGCGGCGGCAGCTGCGCCTGCACCACCTGCCACGTCATCGTGCGCGAGGGGGAGCAGAACCTCTCGCCCATGGAGCAGGACGAGGAGGACCGCCTCGATACGGCGGAAGGGCTCACGCTCCACTCGCGGCTCGGCTGTCAGGCGATCGTGCGCGGCGATGTCGTCGTGGAGATTCCGAAGTAA
- the hscA gene encoding Fe-S protein assembly chaperone HscA, with translation MSRIVGIDLGTTNSLVAYVDGAGVPRVIPDAQGRRLLPSIVAYTPAGVVVGEAARRQLARNPARTVYSVKRFMGRGWDDVRDEARHVPFEIVPSAEVVRIRAGDREVTPPEVSAQILRALKLQAAAHLGEQVERAVITVPAYFNDAQRQATKDAGRIAGLEVLRIVNEPTAASLAYGLQKLAQGVIAVYDLGGGTFDISILRVKDGVFEVLATNGNTHLGGDDFDRAVVQWLLEDIRAAHGEDLSKDPEALQELRLGAEAAKCRLSSEERTALTIPFDRFTYRREITRGELEGLIGSLVGATLGPCRMALKDAGLAADAIDEIVLVGGSTRVPLVRQRVRELFGKTPHSQLNPDEVVALGAAVQAQILAGGITDMLLLDVTPLSLGIETLGGIVSVLIPRNTTIPTAAKEYFTTSVDGQTAVDMHVLQGERELAKDNRSLARFDLSGVDPMPAGMPKIEVTFLIDANGILQVQAKELRSGKAASIEVKPAYGLSEAQVAQMVEDSFTHAEADVNARLLIETKTEAETVMNHVRRALTQGGHLVNPQELRRIAAAVDALRAVECGTDRDAIRERTIDLNKATEPLAEAMMDAAIRGAVTSKRADQILEQK, from the coding sequence ATGTCGCGCATCGTCGGCATTGACCTCGGGACGACCAACAGCCTCGTCGCCTACGTGGACGGGGCCGGCGTCCCGCGGGTCATCCCGGACGCGCAGGGGCGGAGGCTTCTGCCCTCGATCGTCGCGTACACGCCGGCCGGGGTCGTGGTCGGTGAGGCGGCGCGGCGCCAGCTCGCCCGCAATCCCGCCCGCACGGTCTATTCCGTCAAGCGGTTCATGGGACGCGGTTGGGACGACGTTCGGGACGAGGCACGCCACGTGCCCTTCGAGATCGTCCCGAGCGCGGAAGTGGTCCGGATCCGCGCGGGCGACCGCGAGGTGACGCCGCCCGAGGTCTCGGCCCAGATCCTCCGCGCGCTCAAGCTCCAGGCCGCGGCCCACCTGGGCGAGCAGGTCGAGCGGGCCGTGATCACGGTGCCGGCCTATTTCAACGACGCCCAGCGCCAGGCGACCAAGGACGCCGGCCGCATCGCCGGGCTCGAGGTGCTGCGCATCGTCAACGAGCCGACGGCCGCGTCGCTCGCCTATGGGCTCCAAAAGCTCGCACAGGGGGTCATCGCCGTCTACGACCTGGGCGGCGGCACCTTCGACATCTCCATCCTTCGCGTCAAGGACGGCGTCTTCGAGGTCCTCGCCACAAACGGCAACACGCATCTCGGCGGCGACGACTTCGACCGCGCGGTGGTCCAGTGGCTGCTCGAGGACATCCGGGCGGCGCACGGCGAGGATCTGTCGAAGGATCCCGAGGCGCTGCAGGAGCTGAGACTCGGCGCCGAGGCCGCCAAGTGCCGGCTCTCGTCCGAGGAGCGGACCGCGCTCACCATCCCGTTCGATCGTTTCACCTACCGGCGCGAGATCACGCGCGGCGAGCTCGAAGGGCTGATCGGCTCTCTCGTGGGCGCCACGCTCGGCCCCTGCCGCATGGCGCTCAAGGACGCGGGCCTCGCGGCCGATGCCATCGATGAGATCGTGCTGGTCGGCGGCTCGACCCGCGTGCCGCTGGTGCGGCAGCGCGTGCGCGAGCTCTTCGGCAAGACTCCCCACAGCCAGCTCAACCCGGACGAGGTCGTCGCGCTGGGCGCGGCGGTCCAGGCCCAAATCCTGGCCGGCGGCATCACGGACATGCTGCTGCTCGACGTGACGCCGCTGTCCCTCGGGATCGAGACGCTCGGCGGCATCGTCAGCGTGCTGATCCCGCGCAACACGACCATCCCCACGGCGGCCAAGGAATACTTCACCACCTCGGTGGACGGCCAGACGGCGGTGGACATGCACGTGCTACAGGGGGAGCGGGAGCTGGCCAAGGACAACCGGTCGCTGGCGCGCTTCGACCTCTCCGGCGTGGATCCGATGCCCGCGGGAATGCCCAAGATCGAGGTGACCTTCCTGATCGACGCCAACGGCATCCTGCAGGTCCAGGCCAAGGAGCTCCGGAGCGGCAAGGCGGCGTCCATCGAGGTCAAGCCGGCCTACGGCCTGAGCGAGGCGCAGGTGGCGCAGATGGTGGAGGACTCCTTCACGCACGCCGAGGCGGACGTCAACGCGCGGCTCCTGATCGAGACCAAGACCGAGGCCGAGACCGTGATGAACCACGTGAGGCGGGCGCTCACGCAGGGCGGCCACCTGGTCAATCCCCAGGAGCTGCGCAGGATCGCCGCCGCCGTCGACGCCCTGCGGGCCGTCGAGTGCGGGACCGACCGCGATGCCATCCGGGAGCGGACGATCGATCTCAACAAGGCGACGGAGCCGCTGGCCGAGGCCATGATGGACGCCGCCATCCGGGGAGCGGTCACCTCGAAGCGTGCGGACCAGATCCTGGAGCAGAAGTGA
- the hscB gene encoding Fe-S protein assembly co-chaperone HscB: MSDYFEVFGLPRKLQVDLEALQRRFYELSRRHHPDFHQGADALAQAQALEASALVNRAYRALRDPVARVEYLIALEEGREVREETTAKPKAPMDLLAEMLEVQEALEEAKSGGLTEETTGRLRAERQRFEDRRRGEEAALIAAATEWDAAVDAGQDRAPLLARFKQRLAARAYLGTVIDDLTRALGEDEGSHVAHRRH, from the coding sequence ATGTCCGATTACTTCGAGGTGTTCGGGCTGCCGCGCAAGCTCCAGGTCGACCTGGAAGCCCTGCAGCGCCGGTTCTATGAGCTGTCGCGCCGGCACCACCCCGACTTCCACCAAGGGGCGGACGCTCTAGCGCAGGCGCAGGCGCTCGAGGCCTCGGCGCTCGTCAACCGCGCGTACCGCGCGCTCCGCGATCCGGTGGCGCGCGTCGAGTACCTGATCGCGCTCGAAGAGGGACGCGAGGTGCGGGAGGAGACGACCGCGAAGCCCAAGGCGCCGATGGATCTTCTCGCGGAGATGCTCGAGGTGCAGGAAGCGCTGGAGGAGGCCAAGTCCGGCGGGTTGACGGAGGAGACGACCGGCCGCCTGCGCGCCGAGAGGCAGCGGTTCGAGGACCGTCGCCGGGGCGAAGAGGCCGCGTTGATCGCGGCCGCGACGGAGTGGGACGCGGCCGTGGACGCAGGTCAGGACCGCGCGCCCCTGCTCGCGCGCTTCAAGCAGCGCCTGGCCGCCCGCGCCTACCTCGGTACCGTGATCGACGATCTCACCCGGGCGCTTGGAGAGGATGAAGGGAGCCATGTCGCGCATCGTCGGCATTGA
- a CDS encoding iron-sulfur cluster assembly accessory protein, whose translation MALALTETATKHVKKILEEQKLQGVFLRMGVKGGGCSGLSYSLEFDSELGPHDKKFDVDGVTVVCDAKSYLYLNGTTLDYVTEGLQGGFTFINPQAKSSCGCGTSFTA comes from the coding sequence ATGGCACTGGCACTAACGGAGACGGCGACTAAGCACGTCAAGAAGATCCTGGAGGAGCAGAAGCTCCAGGGCGTGTTCCTGCGCATGGGCGTGAAGGGCGGGGGCTGCTCGGGGCTGTCGTACTCGCTCGAGTTCGACTCCGAGCTCGGGCCGCACGACAAGAAGTTCGACGTGGACGGGGTGACCGTGGTCTGCGACGCCAAGAGTTATCTCTACCTGAACGGCACCACGCTTGACTACGTCACCGAGGGGCTGCAGGGGGGCTTCACGTTCATCAACCCCCAGGCCAAGTCGAGCTGCGGCTGCGGGACGTCTTTTACGGCATAG